TCAGCAAGGGTTTTTGCGCTCTGAAATGATTTGTGCTTAACACTGCTACAGTGGCCAACaggattgtttttcatttcagaaattgtTCTGTTTAAATCTTTGCAAATTGGTAAGATATAAGTGCCTTGCTTCGATAAAAGAAGCCTCTCACTAATGTCAAATAAATACACAAGGGAAAGGCAGTAAACAAACCTCAGTAACTACTTGATTAAACTTctgagaagtttttttttaaagtgcctATTATGTAATGGGTGCATCTCTAAACAGCTACAGGTATTAATAAATCAAATTTTTTGTATGCTATTGGTATTTCCAGACTCCAATAATTCAGGACTCAATAACTGAAAATTGGAACACTTAAACTTACATGTATGTCACCACTCAAACTGAGGATTCTGGGATTTCCTTCTGTAAGAAATGGAGATGTTATTAACCCTAAAAGTAACTGATGAtagtttctttcatttcttagaTAGTCAGGCTTCATTTCAAGTGGAGAGAACCTTAGGGAGGCAATAGGTAAAAATATATTGTGGTCATGTAGAATTAAGATGCGTTATCTTATGTGCTTTCAGCAGGTGAAGGTTTGTCTTCTGTCAATGATAGACGAATCTTATGAATGTGAGGGGAGCAGTTTTTTTTAAACGTGACATATCAAACTTCGTACTGCATGTTTGTCCCTTTTTATGTATCATCCACATGGTCTGTTATTGATCTAACACTTGGAATTCCTGTTTTAATTCTAGAggatttttacatgttttttgcAGATGTGCAAAATGAAAGTCAGTAGAGATTCTTAGTTGAAGATTCCTACAAGTTTATCACCAGTGCATACTTAAGATCTGTGTAAATAATGCACTTACACAGTTTGAAAAGAAATGAGTTTCTGAAATATTGTGCTCATACAAATACTCATTCTTGTTAATGCATATAATTCCATGATTCTGCAAAACATAGCTAATTTTGTGTTATGCAGTTAAATTAgcaaatgtaaagaaaatgttaaactGGTATTACTTTAGGATGAACAGAAAAGGTCTTTTGTTTTGAGAATGAAATAGATGTAAAGACTGTAGATGTTTTAACTGGGTTGTTACACCGAGTACTGTAGCGCTATATCTTAATTGCTTAATAGCGCTCtctacaaatataaatataaatgttggTAGTACCAAACCATTAAGAATAAAACTTGTTTGTGCTGAACCACATCCATCTTTCTCTACACTAAAAATGTAACTGAATGATAAAGTGCTATTCATTTGCAGGTGCATTGCTTCTACTTAAGGGAGGATGGTTGAAAGGACAGGAATTAGTAGCATGTTGTATTAGCCTTTTGTAGTGTATTTTGTTCTAAGCATCTTAATTTCCCTGTTTTGAATGCTAAGTAGCAAGGGTCTTGGTTTTGAACTAATACCCATCATGCATGTAAACGGTGTGAAAGAGCTGCTTAGTAAGTTAACACAAAGTGTTCTTGTGTAAGTCCTTGTGGAAATAGATACAATACAAACATTACAGCTGAACTCACGGCAAACTCCATTAAGTAAAAACCTGGATTCATTGTCCAGAGGAAAGTTTGAATTGAATGTAAGCTCATTTTGTTGAATGTAATGTCAGGCTTTTAGGGGTTGTATTGAGGAGTACGGTTTTGTTAAGTTGAGACCAATTCATTAAGTTTTATTGCCTGGTGAGAAGCAGTAATACGTTATTGTGAAACTTCATCAAATATTCATGGTTAAAAAGAAGTAGTAAATGTATTCAATCAAGTGGTCTTTTTGGGATCTGAAAAGGATTATGAAGTCTGCTCAGCTGATAGTCTCTAACTTTCAGTTTGGTTAACTGAAAAGCATAATTTTAATCTCTGAATTTAGTTTTGGTGTTAGaatatttctttcctccccAGTGTTAGATTTTACAGGTTAGATATGCTGTCAGTATCCctaaatgatatttttattattttatcaacTTCGTTTTCAAAGTGTTCTTTGACTAGGACGCAGGATGTTTGTCTTCTGAGTTTGTAATGTAGTTTGCAGCTGACTATAGACAGGCATTTCAAGCAGCGAGACGTAAGAATGCAAGTGTGTGCTAGCTGTCACTTTCTTGTTTGGGGGCTACTGTTTTTagtctttgttccttttttctccacttAGTTCAGCACCACCTAATACCTCTTAAGCTGCTTGTTTGGGAGCCCCAGCTCCATAAGGCTATGTGCCGCAGACTTAGAGACTTGTGGGATGAAAAGTGTTGGCTTCTGATTTTACtgctctttcagaaataaatgtgttGCATCCAACAAAGTAGGAAAAACAAGAGAAGTGTTCTTTCCATGTGACTGAATTTATAGCCTCCTTCCTTGTCTTGCCATTTGTGGTATTCCTTCACACGATGCTTTTATTAGAATAGCTATCAACACTCTTAGATTTTTCTTGGATAAATGTAACAGTCCCTAAAcataaaaatgttcagaaactTATGATGTAACTACTAGTTTTTGGATACTGATGGTGGCTGGACTGTGACCTTCCTGTATCTCTTCAGCCCTTTGTCTGTTGGGAGGTCACTGTTGAACAACAGGAACGcttccttgcctttttttctttgaaattgctGATAGGCCATAGCACCTCTTTTTATATTCATCTCTATTAGCACAGTGATAACTTggtctttttttaatcttcctcTGATCCTGACCCCTTTTGTATTCCCCAGGCAGATGATGTTGAAAGTAAAATTAGAGAAATCATTCCTCCTGGTTTTTGTACAAACACAGATGACTTTGTCtctctgctggaaaaggaggtCAACTTCAAGCCCTTTGGAATGCTGCTACACACGTATTCTGTTCATAACGAGGAAGCTGGTGAAGACATAACTTATCAGATATATAAGGTATGAAAAATAAGTGAAACTTCTCAGGCTGACAACTTAGTTTATTTTGAAGTGAGGAACTTTGTGTAATGTTTCAACTGTAGTATATAAATGCTATCGTTTGACCAGTTTATTAATTACGATcatgttctttttgtactggAGAATTTAATTAGGTTttgcagattttctttcctcttacaTCTGTGATAGGCTTCACCTGACTTCTCCTGGCTTTTTCCCTAGGCTGACATGACATGTCCAGGCTTTCGAGAATATCATGAAAGGCTTCAGACGTTCTTGATGTGGTTTATTGAAACTGCTAGCTTTATTGATGTAGATGATGAAAGATGGAACTACTTTCTAGTGTAAGTACAGTTCTAAAGCAACAGTGGACCTTATTACCTCCACAAAGCCTGCATTTTAATTGTGGCTGGCCAATTATTGGAGCAGTATAATGATATTTttcccaggaaagaaaaaccaTTGTTTATCAGGCTTGAGTTTTGCTCCATTATGCTTTGGGAAACCTTGAGAATAGAGCTGAATTAAATGCTGTTGTCCGTTAGAGCCCTGAATGTAGGCTTAAACAGTAAAATGAGCTTtgcctgtgttttcttttacttgCCACCTATTCATCTTTATAATAGGCAAGTGCACTGAAGTGCTGCAAAGAGGTCTGATTTATCCAAGTTGCTGCACACCAATTAAGTGAATTGTACATTCAGAACATAGCAGGTGTACCCATTGGGCCCTCACAGAGTAGCTTGCTGACACTGAAAATTCAGTtggagaatggaaaagaaaatggacaCTGCATGGGAGCGCGACTGTAATTGACCTGCTTGGCTTTCTGTTTTATCTGCAGATTTGAGAAGTATAATAAGGATGGAGCTACGCTCTTTGCGACCGTAGGCTACATGACAGTCTATAATTACTATGTGTACCCAGACAAAACCCGGCCACGTGTAAGGTAATTGGCGGCGTAACTCGTGCcttgccttttatttcagaagaggGAACTGCTGAAGTTCCCAATACTTGTTTATAATGGTGttgatttgtttaaaaaaatccccATTATTAGCTGGCTATGCActgatttatttcattgttCCCTTCTTGAAGCAGAGGGAATCTCAAACAAGTTCTTGAATATTTAGCAATTCTAAGACTCCATAAGAATTATGGTTTAAAATTAAGATTGCTACATGTACttcaatgaaaaatgaaataccaCCTAGTTCTTAAGTCTTTATAATATAATGTTTGCAAATGCATGCATTTGAACTGAAATATCAATGCATTCCTTTGTCTATAGCCAGATGCTGATCTTGCCACCATTCCAAGGAGAAGGCCATGGTGCTCAGCTTCTTGAAACAGTTCATAGATACTATATGTCTTCTCCTACAGTACTTGATATAACAGGTCTGTGTTAAATTTTTAACTAAGTTCACCTGTTCAATAACACAACTTGTAGCATTCACAGATTGCTAGCCCACAAACCGACTTTCATGTTCACTTGTCAGAATTAAATGGCCTTTTGAAGATTTAGCTTTAGCTCAGTTCAGGATTAATGGTACCCTGTTTTATAGAAGAACTGTATATAATGTAGCTCCCTAAATCCTTTACTTAGAGAACAGCACACCAGGAAAATTCAATCCCTAGCATGCACGGATTACCAGCTAATTAGCCATTTTATTGTGAGATACGCAGCTGAATTTGCGAGGAGATCAAGCTTTGTCAAATTTCTTGTTCAATTTACTCCTATTAGCCAAAActcaaaactgagaaaaatctaaaatagCATATTAATATTTGTGCAGGTAAAAGTTTAACAGAGTAAAAATTTGTACAGGACTTGTGCTTCAGAAGCATGTATTGGTAGCTGAATGCATCCATCATGTCAGAGGTGTGTGCATCATAcgtaaaaatacaatttttatgGAAGAAGGGGGGGGTATACACCTGAAAAAATATAGCATGAAAATTGGCTACAAATATGGTATCTGTCTTGTGGTTTCAAGACCAGTGTAGGAAGAAACACAGTTTAAACTCGAATCGGCTATTCAACTGTAGGTGCCATCTCAGAACTCATTTTAGgtcttagtttaaaaaatagtcctccacctccccaaaaaaataattaaaatgcaacagaatatttgctttcttcatGTATCACTGCAGGATAATCCTAACACAAGGTAATCCACCTGGTAATTTGAATCCAGTTCATAGGAACCTAGAGTAGCACAACTTCCTCTTTGCAACACAAAGTCTTGTTCATGGAGCGGtatttttattatctctttTCCTGCTAATACTATAAAGCTGTACGTAGCTTTTATAACTGAGGATAAACAAATTCTTAACACTGAATAAATCATTTGACATGTTTCACAGCTCAGTGCCTTAAATGCAGAGTTGTAGCAAACAGTATAAATTTGttctaaaataacttttaattaTAGGCTTTGTCCTGCTTTTTTccgtaaaaaaaatattctctttggCACTCAAATTAtggaatattttacaaaattgtTTATTGTAATTTCTATGAGAAAGTCAGGCTCCACAACTGTGATATGTGGCCAGAATACTTAGTAAAATTAAGTAaagccttttcctcttttcagaaaggttaaaatttaaatttcctGGAGGaaataatgctttaaaatatttcagagtttCACTTTTGCAGTGAATGTTTTGTCCTGGTTATAACATGTCATCCTAGCTGACAAGTGAAATGTATATTGCTAGAAATTATCTATataatttctatttctatataGAAATTATCTTAACTTTTAACTAATTTGGGTGAAAAGGAatggaataaattaatttcagtacAGCTTCTCCAAtttcttttgcaaaataaacatCATACACCGAAAACTTTGATAGCAGTTCTTACAATTAAGCACGGTTGTTTATATAGTGATGAATACTGTATCTGGTTTTGTCTTTCACAGTCCTTGTAATTACATACCGGAAGTGAAGCAACAAATAATATCTATATTAATGATGTGCTCTTATGTGCATTCTTTCTAGCTGAAGATCCATCTGAAAACTACATAAAGCTAAGGGACTTTGTTCTTGTAAAGCTCTGTCAAgacttgctttgcttttcaccAGGAAACTTAATGCAAGGCTTCAGTCAAGAAATGGTGATGGAAGCTCAACAGaagttgaaaataaataaggtattAAATCAGAACTGTTGTAGTTGGACTTATTCTTATGAAGCTAGTAGAAGGGAAATTTAAACATAGATGTGGAGACTTGGAATTTGCATATTCCAGCATATTTTAACAGATTTCTAGGATCTATCTCAAAGAGAGGTACATAGCTCATGgtctgaaatgcatttttttttcctactgatgTTGTTGATGTAATAGAATTAGAAAGTTGCCAATTTTTCAGGTatcagcttcctttttttttttttttcttcaagtataTCTATACAAAGAGCCATTGTTTTGGGAATGCGGAACACTAAAGTAGCAAGCAACTCCTAAGGCAGCTCTAAACATTTAGAGAACTAAACAGTTAAATTTAACAATTAAATTCACTGGTAATCTTCGCAGTGAGTGATTAAAGTCATTGCTGAGTATACTAGTGAAGAGGCAGAGTTGCTTAACTCAAATATTTGAGTATAGTTTTGTGAAAACATTGAATGAGTCTTACAGTATGTAACGGGGACAAGCTGTATTTACATTCAGAAAAATCGTATGTCTTGGGTAAGGGAAATACATCTGCAGCCTTTTGTGTATGAGATCTTAAAcgttagaaaataaataatttggttTTTTTAATAGTATCTCTACACATGTAGAAAACTATCTTATTCTGTTTCTCAGCAAAGGAATACTTGATCTtgaattcagttttaatattGCAGCAGTTAGTAGTAATATAGTAGCAACACAAATCCTTGTTTCCTTCCCAAATGTGACCTTAGCTGATCAGTGTTCCAGAATCACTTCAATTTTCTATTAGAAACAATTAGTCTTCCATTCTCTTCCTAGGAAACGGGAaacttttaaatattgtttctttctcatgtttAAAACTTCCAGGTAGCTTTGTGAAGAGTAGTAGATATGtcaagattattaaaatcagtacAGGAGGTACTGTGTAGTAATAAATTGCTTAATGGCAATCTAGTTCTCAGTTCTTTGAAGCCATTTTGGACTATGGCCTCTGGACTTTTTGCTGCTCGTTTGCTGTAGGTCAGTGAAGCATCTCTGTGGCTGGTACAGCATTTTGAGAGATCAGACACTGGCTGCGTGGAAGAAACAgggaaattaatatttattcatCTAACCCACTGGTGAGGAGGATCAGGCTGATAGGCTTCATCAGTGCCTCTGACTGGTGTCCGATAAGCTGAAGAGTTACTCGAAGTGGATAAATACTGTCATATTAGAGTTCTGTTAACTGACCTTTTTATTTGGACATCTCTATTCTTTCTGTTCATTAGCAACACACAAGACGAGTTTATGAAATTCTCCGATTGCGTGCAACAGATATGGGTGATGCAGAACAGTCCAGAAGCTATCGGTTGGACGTTAAAAGAAGACTGATTGGCCCCTATAAGGTGTATATGACTTAAGTATCATAATTTCAAGGCTAATTATACTTGATTTTACTTTAATTTCCATAAATGTAGCTGATGCTAATTATGTTGCCAATCAACTACTATTAGTTATGCAGTGATCAACTGACATGTACACAGATGCAGAGAACATTTGTTCATGACTGCTGAAGGTCTTGTTTGTCTCCTGTTTCTTGCTCAATTCCAGCATTAAGTCGTTGAGCTTATGGTATCTAGCTCTAAAGGTGACATTACATCCAGATAGACttaagggcaaaaaaaaaaagtgaatttcctGAAAAGGTTAAGAACATCTTAAACCACGAAGTTGGAGGTGAGGGGTAAATGTTGTAGCACATTTACACAGAAGATGAGATATAGTTTAGATGCTTGTTTTACTTGTTAACAAGGTCTAACAAAGCAACTTGTTATAAGTAATATAGCCATGTCAATATAGGACTCCATGCAGATGAATATAAAGTAATTTCAGAAGTTAAGTTCAAGCAACTATTGAGCTTAGTGTGAAGTAACTTTCATAGCTCCTACTAAATATGCTTCTGAGGACCTTCAATATAGGTGGCCTGTGCTGCATTAACTGACCATCAGAGACACATATACGTATATATTGTCATTGCTAATCACGTCAGTATCTGTATTAAGAGATAAAAGACCACAGATGAACGTAGGTTTATTGCTGTGACTAGCTTGTTAGCTTCTCTGCAATTACATACTcactgagcaaaccaaaacctGGTTGGAAAAGTTTGGTGAAGTATCAGAATTATCTTGATTAGCTTGTAAGCCTTCCTAAAGTAGCACTTGCCCTGTTATATCAAAATAGCAGAACTCTGATTCTACTCATGTTGGACTTAGGGAGGCTGTTAGCAGAAATGAGAACCCAGCACTGCATTAAACACTTCGCTGATCTGGAGATAACGCCATGTCATGCTGAGTGACAGGATCTTAATCAAAACAGTTTCTATTCTTTCATGAGTGTCTTGTCTCATTTGCTAAATTTCACTCAGTGTCCACTACAAAGAAAGCCATGATTTTCCATCTAACAGGACTGTTACATGGTTCCAATTCATTCATTCAGCACTGAAGTCCTGTGGGGAAAATCCAAAATTCCATAGGCATCTTCAGTTCTATTGCTTCTAACAATCATTTCAACTTGAATCTTTGCATGTAATAAATACACGAAGAACAAAAAGTTATACAGATTTTTGTATTGCAAGATATGTAGTATTGGTCCTCTAAAATTTTagaatattcttttttaatttaagagtgttccatttaatttttcaccagtagttcttttcaaaagaatGTAACAAAGGAAGGGCTGTTGGCTGACTCTTAGGTTAGTACACTGACTTTAAACTTTTTTGGAAGCAGTGTTTAatcatgttcttgtttttaaaaataaataaataaataaaaagcttttccaGAACTGCAACTAAACTCTCAATATGTAGTAATTTGGAGGAGGAAAGTAGCTTTTTGTAAATAATTGGCAATATTACAGCATTCTTAATGCTACTCTTTTATATAAAGCACTTGATAACTTCATTTGGACGGTGCTGTCCAGATGTAGAATAAGTTTCCACTACCTTAATTTAGTAGTAGTGGTACTTGTATTTTACAGCTTCTTCCTGGTAATTGAGAGAGTGAACAGCTTGTGAAATTTGGTGTTATCAAATATTCTACACAGAAAAGACTACAGCCTAAATATTTTATGCTTCGACAAATGTTTTTTAAGCTTTGATTAGTCAAGTAGTAGGGAGCTAGTTTCTGTAGAACAGGGgactttttcttctgctctgtaAAGCCATTGCTATATGTGACAGTGTAAAATCTGTTTAGTGAAGAGTATCTTTactcaaaaacaaaaagtgtGCTTACCTGGGGTTAGTTTTCTATTAGCCCTACAAAGCCAATGCAGAGCATTCAATAAATAGCAAGTAGaagttctgctttttcttaTACATTATTAGCAGAATTGTTCTTGCTATACTCCATGTACCAACTGCTGGGATATGAAACTTCTAGATGTCTCAAATTTAAATTAGATTATAATATACCTAGATATTTCTGTTAATTAAGCAGACTTGCAATTAGTTCTAGAATAGAGAGGTTTTAGTTTTTCTACTGACAGAAACTTGTTGCTCAGAAGGGTTCTCATGTCTGATTTTACTTGGGTGACTCTCACATTTTGAGTATCTTACTCATTGTTAGCCATAATTGCTTTCAAATATAACTAGATGTTGACTGGATAGAGCAAATATAAATCTAAAACTCAAGCAATTATGTTGCTTTTGTCATCCTTTCTACaaggaaatgtttcttgaaTGTTGGCCAAAGATGTACTTGGAGGCCTCATCAGGACTCCCGTACAGAACCTTCTCCTTTTCTGAACTGAAGTTTATCTATCTATGGGATCTGTGGGAGAATACCAAAGTTTCTCAGATCTTACCCACTTCTAATTTACCATGGTCTCGGCTCCCACTTCCTGACCCTCAGCATCAGTCATCAAAATCgaacaaattttcttttgagAGAGAAGTGTGAAGTTAAATAGAGTATAGAGGGGCTTTGATCTTGAGACTGATGGGAAAACCAAAATTGTTTGAGggaattttcttttaacaaacTTGATGATTCCGTGAGCATGGGAAATACTTACCGATGAGATACCAGGCATACataatgcatatattttttttaattgcttgatTAATGACAACACAGAACTAAATATTGTGGTCATGTTTTCTACAATCTAGTTTTTCATGCCATAAATTCTAGTAATGTAACATTAGACCTAATCAGTAGGCATGTTCTTTATTATTAGGGACATCTTAACTAAATAATGAAATGGAATAATTAcaatgaaatactgtatttttaattgctggTTATGTTCAAactactgtttttctttgttcagaaaaagcagagagaacTTGCCAAAATGAGAAGGTGCCTAAGACCAGAGGAGCTGACGAATCAGTTGAACCAAATAGACCTAAACATGCAACATGAACAGTTAGAAGAGAGCTTCCAACAACTTGTTTCAGATTATCGAAGAGTTCTGGAACGACTTGCACAAGCATGAGGATCCTACCTGTACAGGAAACTTGCAAATTTCTATACAGTGTTGTGAAGCACATCTTTAATTGCCActtaactgcaaaaaaaaaaaaaaaaaactcatgtGACGTTTTAATCACATTAAAGgtgatttgtgtttctgtgcattttgaatattttctatttttgtgttgtagattttaaaatgtactttagGTTTGGGAGCACTTATTGCTGAAATAAACAATGTAGATTCTCAGATACAGTAACACTTCAAttgtttgaattttcttttaccCTTCTGTTTTGCCTCAACGGTTAACAGATATCGAATAGCAAGATATGTGATACTTACATTGTAATTGTCTTATTTCTCCTAACTTTATCTTCCTcaggctgttttgtttgtttcttactaTCCATGTAGGCCTGTGCACTCTTTAGTTGAATGCTACATGAACAAGTAACAAGGCTGGTGCTTTGGTCTGTCCAGCATACTTCCTGAGTACAAGCTATTTACCAAGATATCTTGTCTGTATGATGTAGTTCACCTACAGCAGTATCAGAAACTAGTATAATCATTAATGATGATAATGAAAGGTCTCTCCTGAGTTTAGTAGTAATCCCTGAATGTAGAAGGGGAAGAGTGATGGCGTTTgagttttttcattttgtttttcattgagCATGTTCAGGTGTTGATGTTAAGCCAAAAGGGAAAGTTGAGTGTAAGAACTgtgttttaattcagttttctgAATTTGTGTCTCTCAGTAAGTCTACTGAAGATATTATAATAACATCGCCTCACCTTTCGTGTTACAGAGGCTCATATAAGTCATTCATGAGGTAGATGGAAGAAGTTTAAGACTTAAACTGTAGGactaacaaggaaaaaaacacttgatGGCTGTTTGCCCCTTTATATTGTTTGAATGTTGTTACCCTCTTTATAAGTTGTTATCCCTATGAGGGGAGAATAGAAAGGCTGAAGAGTCTTGTAGGtctgcttctgctttctagCACCTGTTGTGGGGAAGGTTTGTCTGTTGTAACCCACAGGGTATATGGATATTCTAAAA
The sequence above is drawn from the Anas platyrhynchos isolate ZD024472 breed Pekin duck chromosome 7, IASCAAS_PekinDuck_T2T, whole genome shotgun sequence genome and encodes:
- the HAT1 gene encoding histone acetyltransferase type B catalytic subunit isoform X2, which codes for MEKKLAEYKCNTNEAIQLKLVRFPEDLEDDNTTFNPEYSHQVFGDDEVAFGYKGLKILLYYIAGNLSTLFRIEYTSKVNEKFDCVEADDVESKIREIIPPGFCTNTDDFVSLLEKEVNFKPFGMLLHTYSVHNEEAGEDITYQIYKADMTCPGFREYHERLQTFLMWFIETASFIDVDDERWNYFLVFEKYNKDGATLFATVGYMTVYNYYVYPDKTRPRVSQMLILPPFQGEGHGAQLLETVHRYYMSSPTVLDITAEDPSENYIKLRDFVLVKLCQDLLCFSPGNLMQGFSQEMVMEAQQKLKINKQHTRRVYEILRLRATDMGDAEQSRSYRLDVKRRLIGPYKKKQRELAKMRRCLRPEELTNQLNQIDLNMQHEQLEESFQQLVSDYRRVLERLAQA
- the HAT1 gene encoding histone acetyltransferase type B catalytic subunit isoform X1; this encodes MAGLTAMEKKLAEYKCNTNEAIQLKLVRFPEDLEDDNTTFNPEYSHQVFGDDEVAFGYKGLKILLYYIAGNLSTLFRIEYTSKVNEKFDCVEADDVESKIREIIPPGFCTNTDDFVSLLEKEVNFKPFGMLLHTYSVHNEEAGEDITYQIYKADMTCPGFREYHERLQTFLMWFIETASFIDVDDERWNYFLVFEKYNKDGATLFATVGYMTVYNYYVYPDKTRPRVSQMLILPPFQGEGHGAQLLETVHRYYMSSPTVLDITAEDPSENYIKLRDFVLVKLCQDLLCFSPGNLMQGFSQEMVMEAQQKLKINKQHTRRVYEILRLRATDMGDAEQSRSYRLDVKRRLIGPYKKKQRELAKMRRCLRPEELTNQLNQIDLNMQHEQLEESFQQLVSDYRRVLERLAQA